In Hyphomicrobiales bacterium, a single window of DNA contains:
- a CDS encoding iron-regulated protein, whose product MAKTLKTWTAVGIALVGTTQILEAAPSARVILPHNPAFILSDGEGGEGASEGGEGGGQAVSSYKLDSTDPTAFAFDAKPQIEAYATLVHQSYADAATGADKMAAAIDALLDKPLPETLAAARAAWVAARPAYLETEAYRFYDGPIEAIEGDINSWPMNEAYIDYVEGNPKAGIINNGTETITGAGLAAINQKSDEADVTTGWHAIEFLLWGQDLSTTGPGNRPSTDYIAGEGNNDRRRAYLKAVTEKLVGDLQSLEQQWAPSVAGNYREVFEKLDQREALGRMVNGMAILAGFEFMSERLGVALDSGDQEDEHSCFSDTTKQDFVHDLAGIKRVWEEAKLAGLVKSRNAAVASEVDGLLVDAEAKIGALGDPWDAVLRADAASSERKAAEEAMASLQALADGLKKVGSTLGVLVLIPTE is encoded by the coding sequence ATGGCGAAAACATTGAAGACGTGGACGGCGGTGGGCATCGCCCTCGTGGGGACGACGCAAATCCTGGAGGCCGCGCCGTCTGCACGGGTGATATTGCCACACAACCCGGCCTTCATCCTGTCGGATGGAGAAGGCGGCGAAGGAGCCAGCGAGGGCGGCGAAGGCGGGGGCCAGGCCGTCAGCAGCTACAAGCTCGACTCGACAGACCCCACTGCCTTTGCTTTCGATGCCAAGCCGCAGATCGAGGCCTACGCCACGCTGGTGCACCAGAGCTATGCAGACGCGGCCACTGGGGCGGACAAGATGGCCGCTGCCATCGACGCCCTGCTCGACAAGCCGTTGCCGGAGACGCTGGCGGCGGCGCGGGCCGCCTGGGTTGCGGCAAGGCCCGCTTATCTGGAAACGGAGGCGTATCGTTTCTACGACGGCCCCATCGAGGCGATCGAGGGCGACATCAACTCCTGGCCCATGAACGAGGCCTATATCGACTATGTTGAAGGCAACCCGAAGGCGGGAATCATCAATAACGGAACAGAGACGATCACCGGTGCAGGCCTCGCCGCGATCAACCAGAAATCCGATGAAGCGGATGTGACGACGGGCTGGCATGCAATCGAGTTCCTGCTGTGGGGACAGGACCTCTCTACCACGGGTCCGGGCAACCGTCCGTCCACGGATTATATCGCCGGTGAGGGCAACAACGACCGCCGCCGCGCCTATCTCAAGGCGGTGACGGAAAAGCTGGTGGGAGACCTTCAGTCGCTGGAGCAGCAATGGGCACCTTCCGTTGCGGGCAACTATCGCGAGGTGTTCGAAAAGCTGGACCAGCGCGAGGCGCTGGGCCGCATGGTGAATGGCATGGCGATCCTCGCCGGTTTCGAATTCATGTCGGAGCGGCTGGGCGTGGCACTCGATTCCGGCGACCAGGAGGATGAACACTCCTGTTTCTCCGACACCACCAAGCAGGATTTCGTGCATGACCTCGCCGGCATCAAGCGGGTGTGGGAGGAGGCGAAACTCGCCGGCCTGGTGAAGTCCCGCAACGCCGCCGTGGCCTCCGAAGTGGACGGCCTGCTGGTGGATGCCGAAGCCAAGATCGGGGCGCTGGGCGATCCGTGGGACGCTGTGCTCCGCGCCGATGCGGCATCATCAGAACGCAAGGCTGCGGAAGAGGCTATGGCCAGTTTGCAGGCTTTGGCCGACGGCCTGAAGAAGGTGGGCAGCACGCTGGGCGTTCTCGTCCTCATCCCGACGGAGTAA
- a CDS encoding Fe2+-dependent dioxygenase, with translation MTMIFQIADVLTPDEVAEARAKLGSEMAGFASGKATAGWYVKDLKHNDQANGPAALQVIADVKQALLANTAFRSIARPKDFVKMLASRYQPGMAYGTHVDDALMGGKRTDMSFTLFLADPASYDGGELVVEGNDGDNALKLPAGALVLYPTTSLHRVNEVTRGERLAIVGWVRSFIRSQEQRDVLLDLDQVIAGLAGTAADRATTDRIFKVRNVLTRMWAED, from the coding sequence GTGACGATGATCTTCCAGATTGCAGACGTTCTGACACCGGACGAGGTTGCCGAAGCGCGCGCCAAGCTCGGAAGTGAGATGGCGGGGTTTGCCTCGGGCAAGGCCACCGCGGGCTGGTATGTGAAGGACCTGAAGCACAACGATCAGGCCAACGGCCCCGCGGCACTGCAGGTGATCGCCGATGTGAAGCAGGCCCTGCTGGCCAACACCGCCTTCCGCTCCATCGCGAGGCCCAAGGACTTCGTGAAAATGTTGGCGTCGCGCTATCAGCCAGGCATGGCCTATGGCACCCATGTGGATGACGCGCTCATGGGCGGCAAGCGCACGGATATGTCATTCACGCTCTTCCTCGCTGATCCGGCTTCCTATGACGGCGGCGAACTGGTGGTGGAAGGCAATGACGGCGACAACGCCCTCAAGCTCCCTGCCGGCGCGCTGGTGCTTTATCCCACCACCAGCCTGCACCGCGTGAACGAGGTGACGCGGGGCGAGCGTCTGGCCATCGTGGGCTGGGTGCGCAGCTTCATCCGCAGCCAGGAACAGCGCGACGTCCTTCTCGATCTCGACCAGGTGATTGCGGGCCTCGCTGGCACCGCCGCCGACCGCGCCACCACGGACCGGATCTTCAAGGTCCGCAATGTTCTCACGCGCATGTGGGCGGAAGACTGA
- a CDS encoding flagellar motor protein MotA, translating into MAQDSPQLEQPMVHLVHMAVFTLVVAVLAAVLYSGIKGAFMANPFLNGLIVATLMLGMVYAYRMVWRLMPEVNWVNNFRLGESSDQPLPVLLGPMATMLGDADRRTILSPSSMRSLLDSLASRLDEARDLMRYLVGLLIFLGLLGTFWGLLETVSSVGDAIRGLDVSTAQSSSVFEELKNGLQRPLAGMGLSFSSSLFGLSGSLILGFMDLKASQAQNRFYQDLEDWLSTITDLQAGQGDGNSSGAVPAFMRIDMQGLQRSIERLAQNVGEGGGATPAIGGNGSTETIEQLADAVASLVAQMRDEQKMVRNWIQTQQVQQSEIQRLLIRQSGGRSRE; encoded by the coding sequence ATGGCACAGGACTCTCCGCAACTGGAACAGCCGATGGTGCATCTTGTGCACATGGCTGTTTTCACCCTCGTGGTGGCGGTGCTCGCGGCGGTTCTCTACTCCGGAATCAAGGGGGCCTTCATGGCAAACCCCTTTCTCAACGGCTTGATCGTCGCCACGCTGATGCTCGGCATGGTCTACGCCTACCGCATGGTCTGGCGCCTCATGCCCGAAGTGAATTGGGTCAACAATTTCCGTTTGGGCGAATCGTCCGATCAGCCGCTTCCCGTGCTGCTCGGCCCCATGGCCACCATGCTGGGCGATGCCGACCGCCGCACCATTCTCTCGCCATCGAGCATGCGTTCGCTGCTCGACTCGCTGGCCTCGCGCCTCGATGAAGCGCGTGACCTCATGCGCTATCTCGTGGGCCTGCTGATCTTCCTCGGCCTTCTCGGCACATTCTGGGGACTTCTCGAAACCGTATCCTCGGTGGGTGATGCCATTCGCGGGCTGGATGTCTCCACGGCGCAATCAAGCTCGGTGTTCGAGGAGTTGAAGAACGGCCTGCAACGCCCGCTTGCCGGCATGGGCCTTTCGTTCTCGTCATCCCTCTTCGGCCTGTCCGGCTCGCTGATCCTTGGCTTCATGGACCTCAAGGCTTCGCAGGCGCAGAATCGCTTCTACCAAGATCTTGAAGACTGGCTCTCCACCATCACCGACCTGCAGGCCGGGCAGGGTGATGGAAACTCCTCGGGTGCCGTTCCCGCCTTCATGCGGATCGACATGCAGGGCCTGCAACGGTCGATCGAACGCCTCGCCCAGAATGTCGGCGAAGGAGGTGGCGCAACGCCTGCCATAGGCGGCAATGGCAGTACGGAAACCATCGAACAACTGGCCGATGCGGTCGCAAGCCTCGTGGCCCAGATGCGCGACGAGCAGAAGATGGTGCGCAACTGGATTCAGACCCAGCAGGTGCAGCAAAGCGAAATCCAGCGTCTCCTCATCCGCCAGAGTGGCGGACGCAGCAGGGAATAG
- a CDS encoding peptidoglycan -binding protein, whose translation MPALSRRRRQEDAPYWPGFVDAMAQLLLVITFLLSVFMIAQFLLAREITGQDSALGQLRSQIAELTELLNLEKGAKAEVEAQLLTLTDDLNKEKSKTAGLLADLQAENEKGQSAGSIVSTLQTSLDSEKKISSDALAKVELLNQQIAAMRRQLSQINALLDAAEERNKASEAQVADLGKRLNTALAQKVQELSKYRSEFFGRLRQILSQRSDILVVGDRFVFQAEVLFPKGSADLNEAGKVEMLKLADALRQLEREIPEDIAWVLRVDGHTDIDPIQSPLFNSNWELSSARAITVVKFLIAQGVQPRHLVAAGFGEYQPIVEGDSEDAKSENRRIELKLTDR comes from the coding sequence ATGCCGGCCCTTTCCCGCCGCAGACGCCAGGAAGATGCGCCCTATTGGCCGGGCTTCGTCGATGCCATGGCCCAGCTTCTGCTGGTCATCACTTTCCTCCTGTCGGTGTTCATGATTGCGCAGTTCCTGCTGGCGCGGGAAATCACCGGGCAGGACTCGGCCTTGGGGCAGTTGCGCTCGCAGATCGCGGAACTGACGGAACTGCTCAATCTCGAAAAAGGCGCCAAGGCCGAAGTGGAGGCGCAGCTTCTCACGCTCACCGATGACCTGAACAAGGAAAAATCCAAGACCGCAGGCCTGCTGGCGGATCTGCAGGCGGAGAACGAGAAGGGCCAATCCGCGGGGTCCATCGTCTCGACCTTGCAGACCTCCCTCGATAGCGAAAAGAAGATTTCATCGGATGCACTGGCAAAGGTCGAACTGCTCAACCAGCAGATCGCCGCCATGCGCCGTCAGCTTTCGCAGATCAATGCGCTTTTGGATGCCGCCGAAGAACGCAACAAGGCCTCGGAGGCGCAGGTGGCGGACCTCGGCAAGCGCCTCAACACGGCACTGGCCCAAAAGGTGCAGGAACTTTCCAAATACCGTTCGGAGTTCTTTGGCCGCCTGCGCCAGATCCTCTCCCAGCGCTCCGACATTCTCGTGGTGGGCGACCGCTTCGTTTTCCAGGCCGAAGTGCTCTTCCCCAAGGGCAGCGCCGACCTGAACGAGGCGGGCAAGGTGGAGATGCTGAAGCTCGCCGACGCCCTCCGCCAGCTTGAGCGCGAAATCCCGGAAGACATTGCCTGGGTCCTGCGCGTCGATGGTCACACCGACATCGATCCCATCCAGTCGCCGCTGTTCAATTCCAACTGGGAACTGTCGTCTGCCCGCGCCATCACGGTGGTCAAGTTCCTCATTGCCCAGGGCGTGCAGCCGCGTCACCTCGTGGCCGCGGGCTTCGGCGAATATCAGCCGATTGTCGAAGGCGACAGCGAAGACGCAAAATCGGAAAACCGCCGCATCGAACTCAAGCTGACGGACCGCTGA
- a CDS encoding ATP-binding cassette domain-containing protein, whose translation MSNVYEQEAKRRGKSKDLRPLRRLLPFLSSYKPQVVMAFIALLVASVATLVIPVAVRRVFDHGFTGENAGLVDQYFGVMLAVVALLAVGSAVRFYFVTWIGERVVADVRDALFRHLTLLTPSYYESQKTGEVISRLTADTTQIKSAFSSTASIALRNVVMLIGALVMMVYTSPKLSGLAALAIPLIVLPLVLYGRRVRSLSRLAQDTLADSAAFAQERLSAISTVQSNTQEAATMSAFAGATRTAFDAAAQRTLARGVLTFLIILVSLGAIVGLLWFGARDVMAGKLSGGTLSQFVLYAVFAASSLGQLSEVYGEVQLAAGAAERISELLDEKPAIVSPASATPIPSPAQGLITFKGVSFQYPTRPGIDVLKKLSFVARPGEVVAIVGPSGAGKTTIFSLLQRFYDPQAGVVSIDDVPLTGADLTSLRSVIATVPQDPVIFSGSVNENIRFGRPGATMADVESAAKAARADGFIKALPQGYETPLGERGVTLSGGQRQRIAIARAILRNAPILLLDEATSALDAESEQMIQQALETVTQNRTTLVIAHRLATVRNADRILVLDKGKLVAQGTHAELVKKNELYARLAKLQFSGPSA comes from the coding sequence ATGAGCAACGTATACGAACAGGAAGCCAAAAGACGCGGCAAATCCAAGGATTTGCGGCCCCTGCGGCGACTCCTTCCCTTCCTTTCCAGCTACAAGCCGCAGGTGGTGATGGCGTTCATTGCCCTGCTGGTGGCGTCGGTTGCGACCCTGGTGATCCCGGTCGCGGTGCGGCGGGTTTTCGACCACGGCTTCACCGGCGAGAATGCCGGACTGGTGGACCAGTATTTTGGCGTGATGCTGGCGGTGGTGGCGCTCCTCGCCGTGGGTTCGGCGGTGCGATTCTATTTCGTGACGTGGATCGGTGAACGGGTGGTTGCCGATGTGCGCGATGCGTTGTTCCGGCACCTCACGCTGCTCACGCCCTCCTATTACGAAAGCCAGAAGACAGGCGAAGTGATCTCACGGCTCACGGCGGATACGACGCAGATCAAGAGTGCCTTCTCATCAACGGCATCGATTGCACTGCGCAACGTGGTGATGCTGATCGGTGCGCTGGTGATGATGGTCTACACCAGCCCCAAGCTCTCCGGCCTTGCCGCACTTGCCATTCCACTGATCGTGCTGCCGCTGGTGCTCTATGGCCGGCGCGTGCGTTCGCTCTCTCGGCTGGCGCAGGATACCCTTGCCGACAGTGCCGCCTTCGCGCAGGAGCGGCTCTCGGCCATCAGCACCGTGCAATCCAATACGCAGGAAGCGGCCACCATGTCTGCCTTTGCCGGTGCCACGCGCACGGCCTTCGATGCCGCAGCCCAACGCACGCTCGCGCGCGGTGTGCTCACCTTTCTCATCATTCTTGTTTCCCTCGGCGCCATTGTTGGTCTGTTGTGGTTCGGCGCGCGCGACGTCATGGCCGGGAAGCTCTCCGGCGGAACGCTGAGCCAATTTGTTCTCTATGCCGTGTTTGCCGCGAGTTCGCTCGGGCAGTTGTCGGAAGTGTATGGCGAAGTGCAGCTGGCGGCGGGTGCTGCAGAACGCATTTCGGAATTGCTGGATGAAAAGCCGGCCATCGTTTCCCCCGCCAGTGCCACGCCCATCCCCTCGCCGGCACAGGGGCTCATCACCTTCAAGGGTGTGTCGTTCCAATATCCCACACGGCCTGGCATCGACGTGTTGAAGAAGCTCAGTTTTGTGGCGCGGCCTGGCGAAGTGGTGGCGATTGTCGGACCTTCGGGCGCGGGCAAGACCACGATCTTCTCGCTGCTGCAGCGCTTCTACGATCCGCAAGCGGGCGTTGTTTCCATTGATGACGTTCCCCTCACAGGCGCCGACCTCACCTCGCTCCGCAGCGTCATCGCCACCGTGCCGCAGGACCCCGTGATTTTCTCCGGCTCCGTGAACGAGAACATCCGCTTCGGCCGCCCCGGCGCCACCATGGCGGACGTGGAATCGGCGGCAAAAGCAGCGCGCGCCGACGGGTTCATCAAGGCGCTGCCTCAGGGCTATGAGACGCCGCTGGGTGAACGTGGCGTCACATTGTCGGGCGGGCAGCGGCAGCGCATCGCCATCGCCCGGGCCATCCTCCGCAACGCGCCAATTCTGCTGCTGGATGAAGCAACAAGCGCGCTCGATGCTGAAAGCGAACAGATGATCCAGCAGGCGCTTGAGACGGTCACGCAGAACCGCACGACGCTCGTCATCGCCCACCGGCTCGCCACCGTGCGGAACGCCGACCGCATCCTCGTGCTCGACAAGGGCAAGCTGGTGGCGCAGGGCACGCATGCCGAACTCGTCAAGAAGAACGAGCTCTACGCCCGCCTCGCCAAGCTGCAGTTCAGCGGTCCGTCAGCTTGA
- the rpmE gene encoding 50S ribosomal protein L31: protein MKSGIHPDYHPITVVMTDGTKFVTRSTYGKAGDTLSLDIDPKSHPAWTGGQQGLVDRGGRVSRFNQKFGFLKK, encoded by the coding sequence ATGAAGTCCGGCATCCATCCCGATTACCACCCGATCACCGTTGTGATGACGGACGGCACCAAGTTCGTGACCCGTTCCACTTACGGCAAGGCGGGCGATACGCTCAGCCTCGACATCGATCCGAAGTCGCACCCCGCATGGACCGGCGGTCAGCAGGGCCTCGTGGACCGTGGCGGCCGTGTGTCGCGCTTCAATCAGAAGTTCGGCTTCCTCAAGAAGTAA
- a CDS encoding tetratricopeptide repeat protein translates to MADGLKFPAAQSRAPLPLAPRTAAKPHATPRHSVGHHLDEVRKIILNIAFLGLVGLLVFAAARVLRSDDLMIDAIGMPKNIKELGYTEDGAALILSDNIRRIAEAAKSDGGLLTIKTNFDEQDISVPVEGLSFGSILRLLRQALGLPQNRLIGDFVCPTEPCITSNLEMRLRKLEGTGAPRPLATVKGPTPDAILQTAAERYMDEKAPMALSLYLYHSGPERKQEALDIAARLVRADDPEKLAALNLIGVELFERPGKKPEDLKQAINYFQQMAEEDPGIAMAYTNWGAALSALGDKAGAVEKYRKAIELNPGEAMQHHNLGAVLSDEGKDAEAVSAFERAIALNPDDPDSYVGLASSQLKLGKAAESLASYENAARLSPGNAGIQYSIGVAADQAGQRATARQAFESYLALSPDATDKATVQGYIEQLSKP, encoded by the coding sequence ATGGCTGACGGACTGAAGTTCCCTGCCGCGCAAAGCCGCGCCCCCCTGCCGCTTGCGCCTCGTACCGCTGCCAAGCCGCATGCCACACCACGGCATTCGGTCGGACATCATCTCGATGAGGTGCGCAAGATCATCCTCAACATCGCCTTCCTCGGTCTCGTGGGATTGCTGGTGTTTGCCGCTGCAAGAGTGCTGCGCTCCGATGACCTTATGATCGACGCCATCGGCATGCCCAAGAACATCAAGGAACTGGGCTATACCGAGGACGGCGCGGCGCTGATCCTCTCGGACAACATCCGGCGCATTGCGGAGGCCGCAAAATCCGATGGCGGATTGCTGACCATCAAGACAAACTTCGACGAACAGGACATCTCGGTTCCCGTGGAAGGCCTGTCGTTCGGATCGATCCTGCGGCTGTTGCGGCAGGCACTGGGACTGCCGCAGAACAGGCTTATCGGCGATTTCGTCTGCCCCACCGAGCCCTGCATTACCAGCAATCTCGAAATGCGGCTGCGCAAGCTGGAAGGCACGGGCGCGCCCCGGCCGCTGGCCACCGTCAAGGGCCCGACGCCTGATGCCATCCTGCAGACGGCAGCAGAGCGCTACATGGACGAAAAGGCGCCGATGGCGCTGTCTCTCTACCTGTACCACAGCGGGCCTGAACGGAAGCAGGAGGCGCTGGACATTGCGGCGCGGCTTGTGCGCGCTGATGATCCGGAGAAACTCGCGGCGTTGAACCTGATCGGTGTTGAACTCTTCGAACGCCCGGGGAAAAAGCCCGAAGACCTGAAACAGGCCATCAACTATTTCCAGCAGATGGCGGAAGAAGATCCCGGCATCGCCATGGCCTATACCAACTGGGGCGCGGCGCTGAGTGCGCTTGGCGACAAGGCCGGTGCGGTGGAGAAATATCGCAAGGCGATCGAACTCAATCCCGGTGAGGCGATGCAGCATCACAATCTCGGGGCCGTGCTTTCGGACGAAGGCAAGGATGCGGAGGCCGTTTCGGCCTTTGAGCGGGCCATTGCGCTCAATCCGGATGACCCCGACAGCTACGTCGGATTGGCGTCATCGCAGTTGAAACTCGGCAAGGCGGCGGAGTCGCTGGCGAGTTACGAGAACGCCGCGCGCCTCAGCCCTGGCAACGCGGGCATCCAGTACAGCATCGGCGTTGCGGCCGACCAGGCGGGCCAGCGTGCGACGGCCCGGCAGGCCTTCGAGTCCTATCTGGCGCTCTCGCCGGATGCGACCGACAAGGCGACGGTGCAGGGCTACATCGAACAACTCAGCAAGCCCTGA
- a CDS encoding DUF1465 family protein, with product MGNVAGSGIGRGAVDFLTKFTGSDQFDKVFKEGMGLVEETANYLDGPGRADSKLLDRSGAIAYATESMRLTTRLMQLASWLLLQRAIAAGELGSDEARKEKNRISLTDIGRGADIPGAEQLPEGLGELVDRSLRLLDRIKTLDLMISRQTMPGAGKANPVASQLDQLARAFGTR from the coding sequence ATGGGGAATGTGGCGGGTTCAGGAATTGGCAGGGGTGCCGTTGATTTTCTCACGAAATTCACAGGCTCGGACCAGTTCGACAAAGTCTTCAAGGAAGGCATGGGGTTGGTCGAAGAAACGGCCAACTATCTCGACGGCCCAGGCCGCGCCGACAGCAAACTGCTCGACCGTTCCGGCGCCATTGCCTACGCCACCGAGAGCATGCGCCTCACCACGCGGCTGATGCAACTCGCTTCCTGGCTGCTGCTGCAACGCGCCATCGCCGCCGGCGAACTGGGCAGCGATGAAGCCCGCAAGGAAAAGAACCGCATCAGCCTCACAGACATCGGGCGCGGTGCCGATATTCCGGGTGCGGAGCAATTGCCGGAAGGTTTGGGCGAACTCGTGGACCGTTCGCTGCGGCTTCTCGACCGCATCAAGACGCTCGACCTGATGATCTCGCGCCAGACGATGCCAGGCGCCGGCAAGGCAAACCCCGTCGCCTCGCAACTGGACCAGTTGGCCCGCGCCTTCGGTACGCGCTGA
- a CDS encoding DUF1192 family protein, producing the protein MEPDDLPKPKAMLIAGEPLDTVSLAELELRIVAFEGEISRLKAEIAKKKASKAAADAFFKS; encoded by the coding sequence ATGGAGCCCGACGATTTACCAAAACCGAAAGCAATGCTCATCGCCGGTGAACCGCTCGACACCGTATCGCTCGCCGAACTGGAGCTGCGCATCGTTGCTTTTGAAGGAGAAATCTCCCGGCTGAAGGCCGAGATCGCGAAGAAGAAGGCTTCCAAGGCGGCGGCGGATGCATTCTTCAAATCGTAA
- a CDS encoding NAD(P)H-quinone oxidoreductase — translation MKVIAIRAPGGPDVLVPAELDRPAPAEGQVLVKVAAAGVNRPDVMQRKGAYPPPPGAPATPGLEIAGHVVALGEGVTRWKTGDEVCALVPGGGYAEYCIASADNCLPVPKGMTLTEAAALPETYFTVWTNVFERGGLRGGETFLVHGGTSGIGSTAIMLATAFGARVVATAGSDVKCAACREFGASLAINYRTQDFVAVMKEQGIAADVILDMVGGDYVERNLRAAAMHGRIVQIAFQEGSRVQADLLPIMVKRLTYTGSTLRPRSVAEKAAIARALEEKVWPLLAAGRCRPTIHAAFPLEKAAEAHALMESSTHVGKIVLTVGS, via the coding sequence ATGAAGGTGATTGCCATTCGCGCCCCCGGCGGCCCCGACGTGCTGGTGCCGGCCGAATTGGACCGGCCCGCACCTGCAGAGGGGCAGGTGCTGGTCAAGGTGGCGGCAGCGGGCGTCAACCGTCCCGATGTGATGCAGCGCAAGGGCGCCTATCCTCCGCCACCCGGCGCACCGGCCACGCCGGGGCTGGAGATTGCAGGCCATGTGGTGGCGCTGGGCGAAGGCGTGACGCGCTGGAAGACGGGCGATGAAGTGTGCGCATTGGTGCCGGGCGGCGGTTACGCGGAATATTGCATCGCCTCCGCCGACAACTGCCTGCCCGTGCCGAAAGGAATGACCCTCACCGAAGCCGCAGCCCTGCCCGAAACCTATTTCACCGTGTGGACCAATGTCTTCGAGCGCGGCGGCTTGCGCGGCGGCGAGACATTTCTGGTGCATGGCGGCACCAGCGGCATCGGCTCCACCGCGATCATGCTGGCAACGGCATTTGGCGCGCGCGTTGTGGCCACGGCCGGCTCGGATGTGAAGTGCGCCGCATGCCGCGAATTCGGAGCCAGCCTCGCCATCAACTACCGCACGCAGGATTTTGTCGCCGTGATGAAGGAGCAGGGCATCGCCGCCGACGTCATTCTCGACATGGTGGGCGGGGATTATGTGGAGCGCAATCTCAGGGCCGCCGCCATGCACGGCCGCATCGTGCAGATCGCGTTCCAGGAAGGCTCGCGCGTGCAGGCCGACCTGCTGCCCATCATGGTGAAACGCCTCACCTACACGGGCTCCACCTTGCGGCCGCGCAGCGTCGCGGAAAAGGCTGCTATTGCCCGTGCGCTGGAAGAAAAGGTCTGGCCGCTGCTCGCCGCGGGGCGCTGCCGGCCCACAATTCATGCGGCATTTCCGCTGGAAAAGGCCGCCGAAGCGCACGCCCTGATGGAAAGTTCAACCCACGTCGGCAAGATCGTCCTCACCGTGGGAAGCTGA
- a CDS encoding DUF1013 domain-containing protein, with amino-acid sequence MSRPPLMPKATAVWLVENTTLTFKQIADFCHLHELEVKGIADGDVATGVKGLDPVTGGQLTREEIAEAEADTSRPLAILESKVDVQVKKSTAGPRYTPVSRRGDRPDAIAWLLRYHPELPDAAIMKLVGTTKHTINAVRERSHWNISSIKPVDPVSLGLCSQIDLDFAVQKAANRKKISGDAEPPRTLIPAAEVEGTTAHRMAMEEREAAAAAAGNGREVDLDADSVFAKLKGMKQEDQE; translated from the coding sequence ATGTCACGCCCACCCCTGATGCCGAAAGCCACCGCCGTTTGGCTGGTCGAGAACACGACGCTCACCTTCAAGCAGATCGCGGACTTCTGTCACCTGCATGAACTCGAAGTGAAGGGCATCGCCGATGGCGACGTCGCCACTGGTGTGAAGGGCCTCGATCCCGTCACCGGCGGTCAGCTCACGCGCGAGGAAATCGCCGAGGCCGAAGCCGACACCAGCCGCCCGCTCGCCATCCTGGAATCGAAGGTCGATGTGCAGGTGAAGAAGTCGACGGCCGGCCCCCGCTACACGCCGGTCTCGCGCCGTGGCGACCGCCCGGACGCCATCGCCTGGCTGCTGCGCTATCACCCCGAACTGCCCGATGCCGCGATCATGAAGCTCGTCGGCACGACAAAGCACACGATCAACGCCGTGCGTGAGCGCAGCCACTGGAACATCTCGTCCATCAAGCCGGTCGATCCCGTGTCGCTCGGACTGTGCTCGCAGATCGATCTCGATTTCGCCGTGCAGAAGGCCGCCAACCGAAAGAAGATCAGCGGCGATGCGGAACCCCCGCGCACGCTCATTCCTGCCGCCGAAGTGGAAGGCACGACAGCCCACCGCATGGCCATGGAAGAACGCGAAGCCGCTGCGGCTGCCGCAGGAAACGGCCGCGAGGTTGACCTCGATGCGGACTCGGTCTTCGCC